One Scyliorhinus canicula chromosome 9, sScyCan1.1, whole genome shotgun sequence DNA segment encodes these proteins:
- the sall1a gene encoding sal-like protein 1a has translation MRTGGGGVNFRNFATPEFVIFYSLADVSTTMSRRKQAKPQHIKSDQDIALSTQNGTSQEGHEERVLKNGDAHVCGRCCAEFVELPDFLHHKKNCTKKQLVLIVNENSAAPSEASSPRSPDNPVEEANDNINNASQADCNDLVEHKKVDQEESMEVDTSSITSNSNVSSSNSNNNSNTSSNYPIMGTSAVTTPLPHIGDLTALGNFSMLNSNVIIENLQSTKVAVAQFSQEARSSSASNSKVAVPALMEQLLALQQQQIHQLQLIEQIRHQIILLASQNAEIPPPVNSSQGTLGTAVNPLTTLSSHLSQQLAAAAGLAQSLASQSASINGGKQLHLPQSNLGSTIAQPGSSSPKVNTSSLPSTIQPSESASTNTVSGSQLISPSVSTVSTPALGISSLLSPASSLSNSLLPQTSTSTSVFSTPLSSIETTSGNLGSMSALANQRKGKPPNVIVFETKSSSDEAFFKHKCRFCAKVFGSDSALQIHLRSHTGERPYKCNICGNRFSTKGNLKVHFQRHREKYPHIHMNPYPVPEHLDNVPTNTGIPYGMSIPPEKPITSWLDSKPVLPTLTTSVGLPLPSTISGLSAIIKSEECQSISVNQSSCSPPGSVQSDLGATEPSVRNANDLDEVEESASPTSNGKLDENTQSINSVTSLAVPVSSSASDSGLSTTSAFTSPLIPLMSEQFKSKFPFGGLLDSLQASETSKLQQLVENIDRKMTDPNQCVICHRVLSCHSALKMHYRTHTGERPFKCKVCGRAFTTKGNLKTHYGVHRAMPPLRVQHSCPICQKKFTNAVVLQQHIRMHMGGQIPNTPIADNYPESMESDTASFEDKNFDDIDDYSDENMEDCPDSSVPDTPKSAEVSQGSLSPSPLPSEMSSIVALENQMKMINAGLVEQLQASLRSGENGSADGDQMTSDSFSMLGDMESQSAGSPAISESTSSMQAPSPTNSNTDSRRSKSPGCEERQHRTLSDLSNSVSPATTNGGALDLTSSNAERIIKDDALSMLFPSRDRGKLRNTSCDICGKAFACQSALDIHYRSHTKERPYICTACNRGFSTKGNLKQHMLTHQMRDLPSQLFEPNNSNIGPNQSSSNVAANSLTSLIKTEVNGFMHGCSQDCKDPPASLISSGPLSASAISPVLPAPQRRTPKQHYCTACGKTFSSSSALQIHERTHTGEKPFACTICGRAFTTKGNLKVHMGTHMWNSAPARRGRRLSVDGPMAFLSGNPIKFTEMLQKDLAVRARDGDPSSFWNQYAAALTNGLAMKTNEISVIQNGGLPPNPASLGNGGSSPVSGLTGSMEKLHNTEPSAPLAGLEKMSTTENGTNHKFTRLVEDNKEIVTN, from the exons GAACTTCACAAGAAGGGCACGAAGAACGAGTCCTTAAGAATGGGGACGCTCATGTCTGTGGCCGATGTTGTGCTGAATTCGTTGAACTGCCCGATTTCCTTCATCACAAAAAAAATTGCACTAAGAAACAATTGGTTCTGATTGTAAATGAAAATTCAGCAGCTCCTTCAGAAGCCTCCTCTCCAAGATCCCCCGATAATCCTGTTGAAGAAGCAAATGACAACATTAATAACGCAAGTCAAGCAGACTGTAATGACCTTGTAGAACATAAAAAAGTTGACCAGGAAGAATCCATGGAGGTGGACACTTCCAGCATCACTAGCAACAGCAACGTTAGCAGTTCTAACAGTAATAACAATAGTAATACAAGCAGTAATTATCCCATAATGGGTACCTCAGCTGTCACAACACCTCTACCTCATATAGGTGATCTAACAGCTCTGGGAAATTTCTCAATGTTAAACAGTAATGTGATCATTGAAAATCTTCAAAGTACTAAAGTGGCCGTAGCCCAGTTCTCCCAGGAAGCAAGATCTAGTAGTGCATCAAACAGCAAGGTTGCTGTTCCAGCACTAATGGAGCAACTACTGGCTTTGCAGCAACAACAGATCCATCAGTTACAGCTTATTGAACAAATCCGTCACCAGATAATCCTATTGGCTTCCCAAAATGCAGAAATTCCGCCACCAGTCAACTCTTCCCAAGGTACTTTAGGAACTGCTGTTAATCCATTAACTACACTTAGTTCACATCTATCTCAGCagcttgctgctgcagctgggCTAGCACAGAGCCTTGCCAGCCAATCTGCCAGCATCAATGGTGGAAAGCAACTTCATCTACCTCAGAGCAACCTTGGAAGCACCATAGCTCAGCCTGGCAGTAGTTCTCCAAAAGTAAACACATCCTCATTGCCTAGTACCATACAGCCCTCTGAAAGCGCATCTACAAATACCGTTAGTGGTTCTCAGTTAATCAGTCCTTCGGTATCTACAGTGTCCACACCAGCTCTTGGAATTAGCAGTTTACTAAGTCCTGCATCCAGTTTGTCCAACTCGCTGCTACCTCAAACCTCCACATCCACTTCTGTGTTTTCCACTCCTCTCTCAAGCATTGAAACAACTTCAGGAAACCTTGGCTCAATGTCAGCTCTGGCAAATCAAAGGAAAGGCAAGCCACCAAATGTGATAGTATTTGAGACTAAAAGCAGTTCTGATGAGGCTTTCTTTAAACATAAGTGCAGGTTTTGTGCTAAAGTGTTTGGAAGTGACAGTGCCTTGCAGATTCATTTGCGCTCCCATACTGGTGAGAGACCGTATAAATGCAACATTTGTGGAAACAGATTCTCCACAAAAGGAAATTTGAAGGTTCACTTTCAGAGGCACAGAGAAAAATATCCCCATATTCATATGAACCCCTATCCAGTTCCAGAACATTTAGACAATGTTCCAACAAATACAGGTATTCCATATGGAATGTCTATACCACCTGAAAAACCTATAACAAGTTGGCTGGATAGTAAGCCTGTATTACCTACACTGACCACATCTGTGGGCCTGCCACTCCCATCAACCATATCAGGTTTGTCTGCTATTATCAAATCAGAGGAGTGTCAGTCTATCTCAGTTAATCAGTCTTCTTGTAGCCCTCCTGGCTCAGTCCAGAGTGACTTAGGAGCAACAGAACCCTCTGTGAGAAATgctaatgatttggacgaagtgGAAGAAAGTGCTTCACCTACCTCAAATGGTAAACTAGATGAAAACACACAATCTATTAATTCTGTCACCAGCTTGGCTGTCCCTGTCAGTTCAAGTGCATCTGATTCAGGTCTAAGTACTACTTCTGCTTTTACAAGCCCACTTATACCACTTATGTCAGAACAGTTTAAGTCAAAGTTTCCATTTGGAGGTCTCTTGGATTCTTTACAGGCATCAGAAACTTCGAAATTGCAACAACTAGTAGAAAACATTGACAGGAAGATGACGGACCCCAACCAATGTGTCATTTGCCATCGAGTTCTTAGTTGCCACAGTGCACTGAAGATGCATTATCGTACACATACTGGTGAGAGGCCCTTTAAATGCAAAGTCTGTGGTCGTGCATTCACCACTAAGGGAAATCTGAAAACCCATTATGGTGTTCATCGTGCCATGCCACCACTGAGAGTTCAACATTCTTGTCCGATATGCCAGAAGAAATTCACAAATGCTGTTGTATTGCAGCAGCACATTAGAATGCATATGGGAGGGCAGATTCCAAATACTCCCATTGCTGACAATTATCCTGAATCTATGGAATCTGACACGGCTTCGTTTGAAGACAAAAATTTTGATGATATAGATGATTACTCCGATGAGAATATGGAAGATTGTCCTGATAGTAGTGTTCCAGACACGCCCAAATCTGCAGAGGTGTCTCAAGGCAGTTTATCTCCATCTCCATTGCCATCAGAAATGTCCAGTATTGTAGCTCttgaaaatcaaatgaaaatgatTAATGCTGGTCTTGTTGAGCAGCTCCAAGCAAGCCTCAGGTCAGGTGAGAACGGATCAGCAGATGGAGACCAAATGACTAGTGACTCTTTTTCAATGCTAGGGGATATGGAGAGCCAAAGTGCTGGAAGTCCTGCCATTTCAGAATCTACCTCTTCCATGCAGGCCCCATCCCCTACCAACAGCAACACAGATAGTCGTAGGTCAAAGTCACCGGGCTGTGAAGAGAGACAGCATAGAACTTTATCAGATTTATCTAATTCAGTATCTCCAGCAACCACCAATGGTGGTGCCTTAGATCTGACTTCCAGTAATGCAGAACGAATAATTAAAGATGATGCTTTAAGCATGCTGTTTCCCAGTCGAGATCGGGGTAAGTTAAGGAATACATCTTGTGATATCTGTGGCAAAGCATTTGCTTGTCAGAGTGCCTTGGACATTCATTACAGAAGCCATACCAAAGAGCGTCCATATATTTGCACAGCATGCAATCGTGGCTTTTCCACTAAGGGTAATTTGAAGCAGCACATGTTGACACATCAGATGCGGGACCTTCCATCTCAGCTGTTTGAACCCAACAACTCTAATATTGGTCCTAATCAGAGCTCTTCAAATGTGGCTGCTAACAGTTTGACATCCCTAATCAAAACTGAGGTCAATGGTTTCATGCATGGGTGTTCCCAGGACTGTAAAGATCCACCTGCTAGCCTTATTTCATCAGGGCCTCTGTCTGCATCTGCTATCTCGCCTGTCCTGCCAGCACCACAAAGAAGAACGCCGAAACAGCATTACTGCACAGCATGTgggaaaacattctcctcatccaGCGCTCTGCAGATACACGAGAGAACACATACTGGTGAAAAACCATTTGCCTGTACTATATGTGGAAGAGCTTTTACCACCAAAGGCAACTTAAAG GTTCATATGGGGACACACATGTGGAACAGTGCCCCTGCAAGGCGAGGACGGCGGCTTTCAGTGGACGGTCCCATGGCATTCCTAAGTGGAAATCCCATTAAGTTCACAGAAATGCTTCAGAAGGATTTGGCTGTTCGGGCTCGTGATGGAGACCCTTCTTCATTTTGGAACCAGTATGCAGCGGCACTAACAAACGGCTTAGCAATGAAGACCAATGAGATTTCAGTGATTCAGAATGGTGGACTTCCTCCAAACCCTGCTAGTCTGGGCAATGGTGGCAGCTCACCCGTCAGTGGTTTAACAGGAAGCATGGAGAAGCTTCACAATACTGAACCCAGTGCACCTCTAGCTGGTCTGGAGAAAATGTCAACCACTGAAAATGGAACGAACCATAAATTCACCCGCTTGGTGGAAGACAACAAAGAAATTGTAACAAACTGA